The window TTCTTATCTTTAGCCAAAGCCCACATCACCTCTTCTGGCACATGGTAGCTCAGAGCAACGCTCTCGCGAATCTTGGGGTTCTTATCTTTGGCCATGCTGCGCAAGCGATTGATTTTGCTTTCACCGAACTCAGGACCAAGGAACTTGGCAACAGCAGTCTCATTAAGTTTCTTGTCTGCTTTGAGGGCATCAAGCTGAGCACGCTGTGCTGGAGTGTTAAATCGTATGCAAGACATGTTGAAAATAGTACTGCTGACAAACCTTCAAGTAGTTATTGAAACACAACATCTAGGGTGTGTCGCGGAAAAATATCGAAGATATTGCTATTTCACGGGCGAAGAGATGCGGCGACGCATCAGGTCAATACGTGCTTGCAACTGCGCAACTGTTGCCTGAGCCACTGCAGGTCCACCACAGGTTTGGCGAAGTTCGGTATGAATAATTCCATGAGGAGTATTCGTTTGCTTACTCCACAGCGCCACCAAAGAGTTGAGAAGTGCCCGCTGTTCTTTCAAGCTGCGGTGTAGGGGTATTGACTTATTGACTGCAACGTCACTGGAACGGCCAGCGCCGCGTTGAGCTTGACGACGTTGGCGATGGCGCAGGAGATCCGAAATTTGTTCTGGCTCCAAGATGCCGGGAATTCCAATGAAGTCGAACTCTTCCGGTGAGCCCGGTTCTGCATAGCCGCCAAACTCTTCTCCCTGGAACATCACCATGTCAAAGTTGGCATCGGAACCGAGGAACGCATACTCCCCTAGATCGTCTTCAAGAGTGTTTGAGGCAGATTCTTCACGCTGAGCTTGATCGAAGGCATCCATTTCTGGATATTCTTCGTCACCGGGTGTTGCTCTTCTCTCTAATGCGTGATCTCGTTGAAGCTCTAGTTCCTGAGCAAGTTGCATGAGTTGTGGAACATTGGGGAGAAATACGGTTGCAGTTTCACCGCGGCGACGTGCCCGCACGAAACGGCCAATCGCTTGCGCAAAGTAGAGCGGTGTTGCAGCACTCGTGGCATAAACACCGACGGCCAATCGGGGAACATCAACACCTTCAGAAACCATGCGGACGGCAACCATCCACCTAGAAGTATCTGCTGAGAACTCGTCGATCTTCTGTCCGCCACCGGATTCATCGCTCAGAACTACAGTTGGTTCCTCACCTGTGATTTCGAACAGGACTTTTGCATAGGCGCGGGCATCGTCTTGATCGGTAGCAATGACAAGCCCAGCAGCGTCGGGTATTGACTGCCTGACTTCAGTAAGCCGATTGTTTGCAGCTTGCATGACCTGGGGTATCCAGTCACCACCTGGATCTAAAGCAGCACGCCAAGCCTGGGAGGTCACGTCTTTGGTGTTGTCTTGGCCAAGACGAGCTTCCATCTCATCGCCGGCGCGAGTCCGCCAACGCATAGAACCGGCATAGACCATAAACATCACAGGTCGAACGACTCCGTCGTGGAGAGCTCGGCCATAGCCATAGTCATAATCAGTCTGAGAGACAAGAACGCCATCACGATCAGGCAAGTACGACACGAAAGGAATCGGAGCTGTGTCACTGCGGAAGGGGGTCCCAGTCAGAGATAGACGTCTCTCAGCTCGACTAAAGGCAATGCGGAGCGCATCACCCCAACTCAACGCATCACCGCCATGATGAACTTCATCCATGATGACCAGAGTTCTGGCCGAATCAGTGAGATCTTGATGAATATGTGCCTTCATCGCAATCTGGGCATAGGTCACAGCAACCCCATGGAATTGACGACCATGGCGCTTCTGAGCGTTGCTGAAATTCGGGTCGAGGCGAATACCCACCTTATGCGCCGCATCTGCCCATTGGGTCTTGAGGTGCTCGGTGGGGGTGACAACCGTAATACGGTCAATAGTTCTCCGGCGCAACAGTTCTGTAGCTAGTCGAAGAGCGAATGTGGTCTTTCCCGCACCAGGTGTCGCTGCAGCGAGAAAATCCTTGGGTTCATTCTGGAAGTAGGCGTCTAACGCCTCAGTTTGCCACGCACGAAGGTTGTCTGCTGTTCCCCAGGGCGCACGTGCCGGATATGCAGGAGAAAGATGTTCTGCGGCGAACGAGCCAATATGCGTCTGTTCACCGGTCATGATGAACCAATACTAAGAAAGAA of the Aurantimicrobium photophilum genome contains:
- a CDS encoding DEAD/DEAH box helicase, with translation MTGEQTHIGSFAAEHLSPAYPARAPWGTADNLRAWQTEALDAYFQNEPKDFLAAATPGAGKTTFALRLATELLRRRTIDRITVVTPTEHLKTQWADAAHKVGIRLDPNFSNAQKRHGRQFHGVAVTYAQIAMKAHIHQDLTDSARTLVIMDEVHHGGDALSWGDALRIAFSRAERRLSLTGTPFRSDTAPIPFVSYLPDRDGVLVSQTDYDYGYGRALHDGVVRPVMFMVYAGSMRWRTRAGDEMEARLGQDNTKDVTSQAWRAALDPGGDWIPQVMQAANNRLTEVRQSIPDAAGLVIATDQDDARAYAKVLFEITGEEPTVVLSDESGGGQKIDEFSADTSRWMVAVRMVSEGVDVPRLAVGVYATSAATPLYFAQAIGRFVRARRRGETATVFLPNVPQLMQLAQELELQRDHALERRATPGDEEYPEMDAFDQAQREESASNTLEDDLGEYAFLGSDANFDMVMFQGEEFGGYAEPGSPEEFDFIGIPGILEPEQISDLLRHRQRRQAQRGAGRSSDVAVNKSIPLHRSLKEQRALLNSLVALWSKQTNTPHGIIHTELRQTCGGPAVAQATVAQLQARIDLMRRRISSPVK